From the genome of Chania multitudinisentens RB-25, one region includes:
- a CDS encoding 4Fe-4S dicluster domain-containing protein, which yields MNQFVIADMQQCIGCRTCEIACVVAHRGENPQPITPENFNPRLKVMKTFSVSAPMLCRQCENAPCLNACPNEAIYNRNGSVQVMQSRCIGCKTCMVVCPYGAMEVVTSHAGNTHSRAQANKCDLCDGRSAGPACIEVCPTAALKLIRPADLQAMQREKQQRAALGSAPNLLQ from the coding sequence ATGAATCAGTTTGTTATCGCCGACATGCAGCAGTGTATCGGTTGCCGTACCTGCGAAATTGCCTGCGTGGTAGCACACCGCGGTGAGAACCCGCAGCCGATCACACCGGAGAACTTTAATCCCCGTTTGAAAGTGATGAAAACCTTCAGCGTGAGCGCCCCGATGCTGTGCCGCCAGTGTGAGAATGCCCCTTGCCTGAATGCCTGCCCGAATGAGGCGATTTATAACCGCAACGGCAGTGTGCAAGTGATGCAGTCACGCTGTATTGGGTGCAAAACCTGCATGGTGGTTTGCCCTTATGGTGCAATGGAAGTGGTGACCAGCCATGCGGGCAATACCCACAGCCGCGCGCAGGCCAACAAATGTGATCTCTGCGATGGGCGCAGCGCAGGCCCGGCCTGCATTGAAGTGTGCCCGACAGCGGCGTTGAAGTTGATCAGACCCGCCGATCTGCAAGCCATGCAGCGGGAAAAACAGCAGCGTGCGGCACTCGGTTCCGCACCGAATCTGTTGCAATAA
- the fdhF gene encoding formate dehydrogenase subunit alpha, whose amino-acid sequence MEKITTVCPYCGSGCKLNLLVENGKIVSAQPANGVTNQGELCLKGYYGWDFLQDTKLLTPRLTSPLIRRQRGGEFEKVSWDEAISYISAKLSAIKQQHGADAIMMTGSSRGPGNEANYVMQKFARAVIGTNNIDCCARLCHGPSVAGLQQTLGNGAMSNSINELENTQCLLIFGYNAADSHPIVARRILKAKAKGAKVIVCDPRYIETARIADQWLPLKNGSNMALVNAFIHVLIEEGLYNKSYVESYTEGFDQLRQTVAKYTPEYVANITGLTAQQIREAIRTYAAAPTATILWGMGVTQWGQAVDVVKGLSSLALLTGNLGRPNVGVGPVRGQNNVQGACDMGVLPNTFPGYEKVGDAVASAKFAKAWGVERLPMEIGYSITDVPHKVAEGKLKAYYVFGEDPIQTEPDLAAMRTAFEQLELVIVQDIFMTKTAYLADVILPATSWGEHEGVYTCADRGFQRFGKAIEPAGDVKPDWEIISLLASAMDYPMSYQNTREIWDELRQLCPNFYGATYDKMEGLGYVAWPCPSEDHPGTPYLYEGNKFSTPNGKGYLCSAEWQPPHEKTDQAYPLALCTVREVGHYSCRSMTGNCSALQTLADEPGYVQIHPHDASEWGIDDQALIWVVSRRGKVMARAALTERANAGAVYMTYQWWIGACNELTLDHVDPVSKTPEFKHCAVRVDAIADQAWAETEVQQRYSALKKQLLEAAPSA is encoded by the coding sequence ATGGAAAAAATCACCACCGTCTGCCCGTACTGCGGTTCTGGCTGCAAACTGAATCTGCTGGTGGAGAATGGCAAAATAGTCAGTGCTCAACCGGCCAATGGTGTGACCAATCAGGGGGAACTGTGCCTGAAAGGTTATTACGGCTGGGATTTCTTGCAGGATACCAAACTGCTGACCCCCCGTTTAACGTCCCCATTGATCCGCCGCCAGCGGGGCGGTGAATTTGAGAAAGTAAGCTGGGATGAAGCCATCAGCTATATCAGCGCAAAGTTGTCTGCCATCAAGCAGCAGCATGGCGCTGATGCGATCATGATGACCGGTTCTTCGCGCGGCCCAGGCAATGAAGCCAACTATGTGATGCAGAAGTTTGCCCGTGCGGTGATCGGCACTAATAATATCGACTGTTGCGCCCGTTTGTGCCATGGCCCATCGGTGGCGGGCCTGCAACAGACGCTGGGCAACGGGGCCATGAGCAACTCGATTAATGAGTTGGAAAATACCCAATGCCTGCTGATTTTTGGCTATAACGCGGCGGATTCGCACCCGATTGTGGCGCGGCGCATCCTGAAGGCGAAAGCCAAAGGTGCCAAAGTGATCGTTTGCGATCCGCGTTACATTGAAACCGCGCGCATCGCCGATCAGTGGTTGCCGTTGAAGAACGGCAGCAATATGGCGCTGGTGAATGCGTTTATTCATGTTCTGATCGAAGAAGGCTTATACAACAAGAGCTATGTCGAATCCTATACCGAAGGTTTCGATCAACTGCGCCAGACGGTGGCAAAATACACGCCAGAATATGTGGCTAACATCACCGGTTTGACGGCGCAGCAAATCCGCGAAGCCATTCGTACCTATGCTGCCGCGCCAACGGCCACCATTCTTTGGGGCATGGGCGTTACCCAGTGGGGGCAGGCGGTGGATGTGGTCAAAGGGCTATCTTCACTGGCGTTGCTGACCGGCAATTTAGGGCGGCCCAACGTGGGGGTTGGCCCGGTACGTGGGCAGAATAATGTGCAGGGTGCCTGCGACATGGGCGTGCTGCCCAATACCTTCCCCGGCTATGAGAAAGTGGGGGATGCGGTGGCCAGCGCTAAATTTGCCAAAGCCTGGGGGGTTGAGCGCCTGCCGATGGAAATTGGTTACTCCATCACCGATGTGCCGCACAAAGTGGCTGAAGGAAAACTGAAAGCCTATTACGTCTTTGGCGAAGATCCGATCCAAACCGAACCGGATTTGGCGGCGATGCGCACAGCCTTTGAACAGTTGGAACTGGTGATCGTGCAGGATATCTTCATGACCAAAACGGCTTACCTGGCGGATGTGATCCTGCCCGCCACGTCCTGGGGGGAACATGAAGGCGTCTATACCTGTGCCGATCGCGGTTTTCAGCGTTTCGGCAAGGCGATTGAACCGGCAGGAGACGTGAAGCCTGATTGGGAGATCATCAGCCTGCTGGCCAGCGCGATGGATTATCCAATGTCGTATCAAAACACGCGTGAGATCTGGGACGAATTACGCCAACTGTGCCCGAATTTCTATGGCGCCACCTACGATAAAATGGAAGGGCTCGGTTATGTGGCTTGGCCGTGCCCCAGTGAAGATCACCCCGGCACGCCTTATCTGTATGAAGGTAATAAATTCAGTACGCCGAATGGCAAAGGTTACTTGTGCAGCGCCGAATGGCAGCCACCGCATGAAAAAACGGATCAGGCCTATCCGCTGGCGCTGTGTACGGTGCGAGAGGTAGGCCACTACAGCTGCCGTTCAATGACCGGTAACTGTTCGGCGTTGCAGACGCTGGCAGATGAACCGGGGTATGTGCAGATCCATCCTCATGATGCCAGTGAATGGGGGATTGACGATCAGGCGCTGATTTGGGTTGTCTCGCGTCGTGGCAAGGTGATGGCACGCGCCGCGCTGACTGAGCGGGCCAATGCTGGTGCGGTCTATATGACCTATCAGTGGTGGATTGGCGCCTGCAATGAGCTGACGCTGGATCATGTTGATCCGGTATCCAAAACGCCGGAGTTCAAACATTGTGCGGTGCGGGTTGATGCTATTGCCGATCAGGCTTGGGCAGAGACGGAAGTGCAACAGCGCTACAGCGCACTGAAAAAACAACTGCTGGAGGCGGCGCCGAGCGCCTGA
- a CDS encoding tyrosine-protein phosphatase encodes MMIRLVVPLSFVSLSITAALASDVMLNTPQFSGIDNFRDVAGTQTAYNTSHNGIMRSGVFYRSNALTPSASDLPVFNTLGIEKVFDLRTEDEIAGTPDTLPTGARYQHIDILGNIASGSNIGSVSPTTADESIAMMQRVNAEFVNNAVMRGQFGLLFNELAATEDAALFHCTAGKDRTGWTAALLQSIAGVDSQTIMEDYLATNDYSQMRVEATLAQMPADMAAIYKPLLTVEASYLQTGLDTVQAQYGDIDNYLKNGLGLSQETIYVLRGKMVAYTTLPGQESSQGNAAAGAQLLNELQNSALSGHYTSYNYYLQSAVDAGTLGGVESRVGGQVHADSGSYLLRQPSTLDSAMQPYVAGHELENGQNKAWAHILADHLGMDGSDRIASSDEDTYGIIFGVTQRMNANLSVYGDLGYARGKVESAQGQVDTDTTFLGFGGRYGFTGLEQGFYTALGFNAGIIDYQSQREIGGGLGTARGDTRGNQIGAKAALGYVYRLPSMTLEPSVGMRVSHLRLNSFQENGSEMALKMDSVDETVTSATANLTMSVGPFQSGAWSVVPMVNLGYEHFLSSPSFSSQGQLEGYSIVQDAAFSSRNQVKGGVNLAASRGPLTLMAGGNVAGGKDNHGYSGNLTISYAF; translated from the coding sequence ATGATGATTCGTCTGGTAGTTCCCCTTTCATTTGTTAGCCTGTCGATCACGGCGGCACTAGCCTCTGATGTTATGCTCAATACGCCGCAGTTTAGCGGTATCGATAATTTCCGCGATGTGGCGGGTACTCAAACTGCCTACAACACCAGTCATAATGGGATTATGCGTTCAGGCGTGTTTTATCGTTCTAATGCGTTAACCCCTTCGGCCAGCGATTTACCGGTTTTTAATACGCTAGGGATTGAAAAAGTTTTTGATTTACGCACAGAAGATGAAATTGCGGGTACGCCAGATACTTTACCCACCGGAGCCCGCTATCAACATATCGATATTCTCGGCAATATTGCTTCTGGCAGCAATATTGGCAGTGTTTCACCCACAACGGCGGATGAATCTATTGCCATGATGCAAAGAGTGAATGCTGAGTTTGTTAATAACGCAGTGATGCGCGGTCAATTTGGTTTATTGTTCAATGAACTGGCCGCAACGGAAGATGCTGCTTTATTCCACTGTACGGCAGGCAAAGATCGCACTGGTTGGACGGCGGCACTGTTGCAAAGTATTGCGGGCGTGGATAGCCAAACCATTATGGAAGATTATCTGGCGACTAACGACTATAGCCAAATGCGCGTTGAAGCCACCTTGGCTCAAATGCCAGCCGATATGGCCGCGATTTATAAACCGTTACTCACCGTTGAAGCCAGTTATCTGCAAACCGGTCTGGATACGGTGCAGGCTCAATATGGTGATATAGATAATTATTTAAAAAATGGCCTGGGTTTGTCACAAGAAACCATTTATGTCCTGCGTGGCAAGATGGTGGCCTATACAACGCTTCCTGGGCAGGAATCTAGCCAGGGCAACGCTGCCGCAGGGGCACAACTCCTGAATGAATTGCAAAACAGTGCTTTGTCAGGCCATTACACGTCTTACAACTATTATCTGCAATCGGCGGTCGATGCGGGAACTTTGGGGGGCGTTGAATCACGGGTAGGGGGCCAAGTGCATGCCGATTCGGGCAGTTATTTGCTGCGGCAGCCGAGTACCCTTGATTCCGCCATGCAGCCTTATGTTGCGGGGCACGAACTGGAAAACGGTCAAAATAAAGCATGGGCGCACATACTGGCAGACCATCTTGGAATGGATGGCAGCGATCGGATCGCCAGCAGTGACGAAGATACGTATGGCATTATCTTCGGGGTAACCCAGCGGATGAATGCCAACCTAAGTGTCTACGGCGATCTCGGGTATGCCCGTGGCAAGGTGGAGAGCGCGCAGGGGCAGGTTGATACTGATACAACGTTCCTGGGGTTTGGTGGCCGCTACGGTTTTACTGGCCTGGAGCAAGGCTTCTACACGGCACTGGGCTTTAATGCCGGTATCATTGACTACCAAAGCCAGCGTGAAATAGGTGGGGGGCTAGGAACGGCACGGGGCGATACGCGGGGTAACCAGATAGGCGCCAAGGCGGCTCTTGGCTATGTGTACAGGTTGCCAAGTATGACATTGGAGCCTTCTGTGGGCATGAGGGTGTCACATCTGCGCCTTAACAGTTTTCAGGAAAATGGCAGTGAAATGGCGCTTAAGATGGATAGCGTTGATGAAACTGTGACCAGTGCTACGGCCAATCTCACGATGAGCGTTGGGCCTTTCCAATCTGGGGCATGGTCGGTTGTTCCGATGGTAAACCTTGGTTATGAACATTTCCTCAGTTCCCCTTCTTTCAGCAGCCAAGGGCAGCTTGAAGGATACTCGATTGTACAGGATGCCGCCTTCTCCAGCCGTAATCAGGTTAAAGGCGGAGTAAATCTGGCCGCTAGTCGTGGGCCATTAACCCTAATGGCCGGAGGCAATGTTGCAGGAGGAAAAGATAATCATGGGTATAGCGGTAACCTGACCATCAGTTATGCATTTTAA